One stretch of Cryptosporangium aurantiacum DNA includes these proteins:
- a CDS encoding flagellar basal body rod protein FlgC, which translates to MTLFPAIGISSTGVTVHRKWLDAISDNLANINDARPTSGEAYREKQVVAQAVDYGDGTGGVQVGGIVQGNPEGRLVYAPDNALADAEGYVRMPDIDLADQMGQLLMAQRGYQSNLAVIDRARDSYQAAIQLGKA; encoded by the coding sequence ATGACGCTCTTTCCCGCCATCGGCATCTCCAGCACCGGCGTGACCGTGCACCGGAAGTGGCTCGACGCCATCTCCGACAACCTCGCGAACATCAACGACGCCCGGCCGACCAGCGGCGAGGCGTATCGGGAGAAGCAGGTCGTCGCGCAGGCCGTCGACTACGGCGACGGCACCGGCGGCGTCCAGGTCGGGGGCATCGTCCAGGGCAATCCGGAGGGCCGTCTCGTCTACGCGCCGGACAACGCGCTGGCCGACGCCGAGGGTTACGTCCGGATGCCTGACATCGACCTCGCCGACCAGATGGGTCAGCTGCTGATGGCCCAGCGCGGATACCAGTCGAACCTCGCCGTCATCGACCGGGCACGCGACTCCTACCAGGCGGCGATCCAACTCGGGAAGGCCTGA
- a CDS encoding GAF domain-containing sensor histidine kinase — translation MGGPQRSAQEAIRLRSLRDYGILDTGPEPDFDAIAQLAAEICEAPIALITLVDEQRQWFKARVGYDLEETDLSSSFCVRALGGPDVLEIQDARADPRFKDNPLVTEEPHVRFYAGAPLRVGDGYALGTVCVLDHRPRTLSPAQRRALRALARHATAEVELRRYAREAADNAGRAQELDVLKERILSTVGHELRTPLSSIRGYLEILLDDADPVDPALARQFLGVMQRNSERLLHLVDDMLTAAEFGSGAFSLRLAEVDLAALVTAVVEENRPLTDHQRVQLVLEAPERVPVPAARRPLEQALRHLLLNAIRYTVEGEIRVRVEKSPVPAVVVRDTGTGIAAEDLPRLFDPFYRAPAAEVDAVQGAGLGLTVVRAIVEAHGGTITIDSTPAVGTTVRLTVGAAPEPR, via the coding sequence ATGGGGGGTCCGCAGCGCAGCGCGCAGGAGGCGATCCGGCTGCGAAGTCTGCGTGACTACGGAATCCTCGACACCGGCCCGGAGCCGGACTTCGACGCGATCGCGCAGCTCGCCGCCGAGATCTGTGAGGCGCCGATCGCGCTGATCACGCTCGTCGACGAGCAGCGTCAGTGGTTCAAAGCGCGCGTCGGGTACGACCTGGAAGAGACCGACCTGTCGTCGTCGTTCTGCGTGCGGGCCCTCGGCGGCCCGGACGTGCTGGAGATCCAGGACGCGCGCGCCGATCCCCGGTTCAAGGACAATCCGCTGGTCACCGAGGAGCCGCACGTCCGGTTCTACGCGGGCGCACCGCTGCGGGTCGGAGACGGGTACGCGCTGGGCACGGTCTGCGTGCTCGACCACCGGCCGCGCACGCTGTCGCCGGCCCAGCGACGGGCGCTGCGTGCGCTGGCGCGACATGCCACCGCGGAGGTGGAACTGCGCCGGTACGCGCGGGAGGCCGCGGACAACGCGGGCCGGGCACAGGAGCTGGACGTACTCAAGGAGCGGATCCTCAGCACGGTGGGGCACGAGCTGCGCACCCCGCTGTCGTCGATCCGCGGTTACCTCGAGATCCTGCTGGACGACGCCGACCCGGTGGACCCGGCGCTGGCCCGCCAGTTCCTGGGCGTGATGCAGCGCAACTCCGAGCGGCTGCTGCACCTGGTCGACGACATGCTCACCGCGGCCGAGTTCGGCTCAGGCGCGTTCAGCCTGCGCCTGGCCGAGGTGGATCTCGCGGCGCTGGTGACCGCGGTCGTGGAGGAGAACCGCCCGCTCACCGACCATCAGCGGGTGCAACTGGTGCTTGAGGCGCCGGAGCGGGTGCCGGTGCCCGCGGCCCGCCGACCGCTCGAACAGGCGCTGCGGCACCTGCTGCTCAACGCGATCCGCTACACGGTCGAGGGGGAGATCCGGGTGCGGGTCGAGAAGTCCCCGGTGCCCGCGGTGGTGGTCAGGGACACCGGGACCGGGATCGCGGCCGAGGACCTGCCCCGGCTGTTCGACCCGTTCTACCGCGCGCCGGCCGCCGAGGTGGACGCCGTCCAGGGCGCGGGACTCGGCCTGACCGTGGTGCGAGCGATCGTCGAGGCACACGGCGGCACGATCACGATCGACAGCACGCCCGCGGTCGGCACCACCGTGCGCCTCACGGTCGGGGCGGCGCCGGAACCGCGGTGA
- the fliD gene encoding flagellar filament capping protein FliD — MVTSIGGLSSGIDTTSLINSLIQVESQPQTSLKSRVSDVTTANTAYQTVNTKMKSLLTAAQDLIKPDTWKAAKATSTSTDVTVTAAAGAQTGDMTFKIDKLATAHRTTSRFVDASSPVAPSGSFDITVGTQTEPIVLDPDKNTPQGAADAINKVASKTGLPVRASVITTSDGPVLQIASTKTGGENAFAITGLYEEPQIMNQGSDAELIVGDPDFGGFRVTNASNTFTGVMPGVTITATKAPADTTVSVVSDTDAMAAKMQALVDAANGALAQINLSSAAGTASASGAASSGGPLAGDYTVRQLSSKILSSVSSGADKDVVGLETFGSFKKLGIELTREGKLTFNKDTFVSAYNGDPAKIQTAVTEGLAKTMEDVAKAATDSISGSLTTKIKSNATMLTRLNKEILDWDTKLADRRTALQRQFTAMETALAKVSSQSSWLSSQMSSSSSSSE; from the coding sequence ATGGTCACCAGCATCGGCGGCCTCTCCAGCGGCATCGACACCACCTCGCTGATCAACTCGCTGATCCAGGTGGAGTCCCAGCCGCAGACCTCGCTCAAGTCCAGGGTCTCGGACGTCACGACGGCCAACACCGCCTACCAGACCGTCAACACGAAGATGAAGTCGCTGCTGACCGCGGCGCAGGACCTCATCAAGCCCGACACCTGGAAAGCCGCGAAGGCGACGTCCACCTCGACCGACGTCACGGTCACCGCCGCAGCCGGCGCGCAGACCGGCGACATGACGTTCAAGATCGACAAGCTCGCGACCGCACACCGGACGACGTCGCGCTTCGTCGATGCCAGCTCCCCGGTCGCCCCGAGCGGCAGCTTCGACATCACGGTCGGCACCCAAACCGAGCCCATCGTGCTCGACCCGGACAAGAACACACCGCAGGGCGCAGCCGACGCGATCAACAAGGTCGCGTCCAAGACCGGCCTGCCCGTCCGGGCGTCGGTCATCACCACGAGCGACGGCCCGGTACTGCAGATCGCGTCGACGAAGACCGGTGGCGAGAACGCGTTCGCGATCACCGGCCTCTACGAAGAGCCCCAGATCATGAACCAGGGCAGCGACGCGGAACTCATCGTCGGCGACCCGGACTTCGGCGGGTTCAGGGTCACCAACGCCAGCAACACGTTCACCGGCGTGATGCCCGGCGTGACGATCACCGCCACCAAAGCCCCCGCCGACACCACGGTCAGCGTCGTGTCCGACACCGACGCGATGGCCGCGAAGATGCAGGCGCTGGTGGACGCCGCGAACGGTGCGCTCGCCCAGATCAACCTGTCCTCCGCGGCCGGGACCGCATCCGCCAGCGGCGCCGCGTCGTCCGGCGGACCGCTGGCAGGCGACTACACGGTCCGGCAGCTCTCCAGCAAGATCCTCAGCTCGGTCAGCAGCGGCGCGGACAAGGACGTCGTGGGTCTGGAGACCTTCGGCAGCTTCAAGAAGCTCGGCATCGAGCTGACCCGCGAGGGCAAGCTGACGTTCAACAAGGACACGTTCGTCTCGGCCTACAACGGGGACCCGGCGAAGATCCAGACCGCGGTCACCGAGGGGCTCGCGAAGACGATGGAGGACGTGGCGAAGGCCGCCACCGACTCGATCAGCGGAAGCCTGACCACGAAGATCAAGAGCAACGCGACGATGCTCACCCGGCTGAACAAGGAGATCCTGGACTGGGACACCAAGCTCGCCGATCGCCGGACCGCCCTGCAGCGCCAGTTCACCGCGATGGAAACGGCCCTGGCGAAGGTCTCCAGCCAGTCCAGCTGGCTGAGCAGCCAGATGTCGAGCAGCAGTAGCAGCAGCGAGTGA
- the flgB gene encoding flagellar basal body rod protein FlgB codes for MFESVTSTVLKTAMDGLAMRQRVTADNVANINTPQFLAGRVQFEDALRQAVDAGQGFEGETRAQISKAALADQATQPSLARSLEPTRTDGNNVNLEREVITNVDTQLRYSLMIRAMDDQYSSIRTVAASAG; via the coding sequence GTGTTCGAATCGGTCACGTCCACCGTGCTGAAGACCGCCATGGATGGTCTGGCGATGCGGCAGCGCGTGACGGCGGACAACGTCGCCAACATCAACACGCCCCAGTTCCTCGCCGGACGAGTCCAGTTCGAGGACGCCCTGCGGCAGGCCGTCGACGCCGGTCAGGGCTTCGAAGGGGAAACCAGGGCGCAGATCAGCAAGGCCGCGCTGGCCGACCAGGCCACCCAGCCGTCGCTGGCCCGCTCTCTGGAGCCGACCCGCACCGACGGCAACAACGTGAACCTCGAACGCGAGGTCATCACCAACGTCGACACCCAGCTGCGTTACTCGCTGATGATCCGCGCGATGGACGACCAGTACTCGTCGATCCGCACGGTCGCGGCGAGCGCGGGCTGA
- a CDS encoding flagellin: MSLRINTNVSAANAYRNLSVNDKAVSGSLEKLSSGLRINRAADDAAGLSISEGLKSQIGGLTVAARNAQDGVNVAQIADGALSETSSILQRMRDLAVQAANTGSQDADAQKAADTEFAALGKELTRIAGSTMFGSQSLLGGTYEGKFQVDSAAYDATNNPGAQIGLDLTSDTIEAMTESAAGLADGITGLDAESLGLGDPDAADPTTRTNLLDGDAATAAITQLDTAIKGVSAVRSSIGAIQNRFEHTINNVNVAIENLSASKSSITDTDMAQEMVKFSKNQILQQAGTSMLAQANQSGQGVLKLLG, from the coding sequence ATGTCCCTTCGAATCAACACCAACGTCTCGGCCGCCAATGCTTACCGGAACCTGTCGGTCAACGACAAGGCGGTCTCCGGCTCGCTCGAGAAGCTGTCTTCCGGTCTCCGGATCAACCGCGCAGCGGACGACGCGGCCGGCCTTTCCATCAGTGAGGGCCTGAAGTCGCAGATCGGTGGCCTGACGGTCGCCGCTCGTAACGCGCAGGACGGCGTCAACGTCGCCCAGATCGCGGACGGCGCGCTCAGCGAGACGTCGTCGATCCTGCAGCGCATGCGTGACCTGGCCGTGCAGGCGGCGAACACCGGTTCTCAGGACGCGGACGCCCAGAAGGCGGCCGACACCGAGTTCGCGGCGCTGGGCAAGGAACTCACCCGCATCGCCGGCAGCACCATGTTCGGCAGCCAGTCGCTGCTCGGCGGAACCTACGAGGGCAAGTTCCAGGTCGACTCGGCCGCCTACGACGCGACCAACAACCCGGGCGCACAGATCGGTCTGGACCTGACCAGCGACACGATCGAGGCAATGACCGAGAGCGCCGCGGGTCTCGCCGACGGCATCACCGGACTGGACGCCGAGTCGCTGGGCCTGGGCGACCCGGACGCCGCCGACCCGACCACCCGGACCAACCTGTTGGACGGTGACGCCGCCACCGCGGCGATCACGCAGCTCGACACCGCGATCAAGGGTGTGTCGGCGGTCCGCTCCTCGATCGGTGCGATCCAGAACCGGTTCGAGCACACGATCAACAACGTCAACGTCGCGATCGAGAACCTGAGCGCGTCGAAGTCGAGCATCACCGACACCGACATGGCGCAGGAGATGGTGAAGTTCTCGAAGAACCAGATCCTGCAGCAGGCCGGCACGTCGATGCTGGCGCAGGCCAACCAGAGCGGCCAGGGCGTCCTCAAGCTCCTCGGCTGA
- a CDS encoding PHP domain-containing protein, producing MERTCARAVELGLPSIAFTEHAEFGITTLVDPDRELPDWLSQYTDPDGVITPPALDVEGYLASVARCREKFPGLRILTGVELSEPHWHTRRTAELLDLGGFDRVLGSVHTIRHTEEPGTAATGVREYDAGDAYHVLAAETVVRDYLAEVARLATGSDVFHVLAHIDYPIRYWPTDAGPCDPHAFEEEYRYALRALAGTGRALEVNTRVPLHPVIVGWWREEGGETLTFGSDAHFPENLGTGLREAAAMVEAAGFRPGAHPYDLWRTTRVTAVPAPPRP from the coding sequence ATGGAGCGGACGTGCGCACGAGCCGTCGAGTTGGGGTTACCGTCGATCGCGTTCACCGAGCACGCCGAATTCGGCATCACGACGCTCGTGGACCCCGACCGTGAGCTCCCCGACTGGCTGTCCCAGTACACCGACCCGGACGGCGTGATCACTCCCCCGGCGCTGGACGTCGAGGGTTACCTCGCCTCGGTGGCCCGCTGCCGGGAGAAGTTCCCCGGGCTCCGCATCCTCACCGGCGTCGAGCTCAGCGAACCGCACTGGCACACCCGCCGCACCGCCGAACTCCTCGACCTCGGCGGGTTCGACCGGGTCCTCGGGTCCGTGCACACGATCCGACACACCGAGGAGCCCGGCACCGCCGCGACCGGCGTCCGCGAGTACGACGCCGGCGACGCCTACCACGTGCTCGCGGCCGAGACCGTGGTCCGCGACTACCTCGCGGAGGTGGCGCGGCTGGCCACCGGCTCCGACGTCTTCCACGTGCTGGCCCACATCGACTACCCGATCCGGTACTGGCCCACCGACGCGGGTCCGTGCGACCCGCACGCGTTCGAGGAGGAGTACCGGTACGCGCTCCGGGCGCTGGCGGGCACCGGCCGCGCGCTGGAGGTGAACACCCGGGTACCGCTGCACCCGGTGATCGTCGGCTGGTGGCGGGAGGAGGGCGGCGAGACGCTGACGTTCGGCAGCGACGCGCACTTCCCCGAGAACCTGGGAACCGGCCTGCGCGAGGCGGCGGCGATGGTGGAGGCCGCCGGCTTCCGGCCCGGCGCCCATCCCTACGACCTCTGGCGGACGACCCGGGTCACCGCGGTTCCGGCGCCGCCCCGACCGTGA
- the fliF gene encoding flagellar basal-body MS-ring/collar protein FliF: MVDRLKRALRRGVEGFKAFSPGQKAVIVIAVLALAVGGYFFATWASKPTMAALFSNLSPTDASAIVEDLGAANVQYELADGGATIMVPRDQVYELRIQMAGQGLPAGEDTGYSLLDKQGVTTSEFMQHVSYQRALEGELASTIKSIDGVEAATVHLALPQKDVFADDEQRPTASVLVKTAAGKDLTDSQVQAIVNLVSSSVEGMDAKDVTLAGADGAVLAKGGQTTTAAGGDASTKQTVAFENKMQDSIRSMLEQVVGKGKAAVTVTADLDYDNTETKTQSYNSDANTAPLAESQKTETFSGNGTAVGGVLGPDNIQVPSGQNGTNSYENSTTTRNNAVNSVTETRQSAPGTIRRMGIAVLLDSSVAASANTAQIQTLVQSAAALDATRGDSLAVTALPFDTTAATEAAKELAASQAAERQAQLMSTIKSGAAIGLIALLMLIAAFVSRRNRKRQQRSTLTPSERLQLEEMQAALERERTRELEGANAPQALEAGPTTRLGPDKETRQRDIAAMVETQPEEVAQLLRSWLGDRRESARR; encoded by the coding sequence ATGGTCGACCGCCTCAAGCGCGCACTGCGGCGCGGGGTAGAGGGCTTCAAGGCCTTCTCCCCGGGCCAGAAAGCGGTGATCGTCATCGCGGTCCTGGCCCTGGCGGTCGGCGGGTACTTCTTCGCCACGTGGGCGTCCAAACCCACGATGGCCGCGCTGTTCAGCAACCTCTCCCCGACCGACGCGTCGGCGATCGTCGAGGACCTGGGCGCCGCGAACGTCCAGTACGAGCTGGCCGACGGCGGCGCCACGATCATGGTCCCCCGGGACCAGGTCTACGAGCTACGGATCCAGATGGCCGGGCAGGGGCTGCCCGCCGGTGAGGACACCGGGTACTCGCTGCTGGACAAGCAGGGCGTGACGACGTCGGAGTTCATGCAGCACGTCAGCTACCAGCGCGCGCTGGAGGGCGAGCTGGCCAGCACGATCAAGTCGATCGACGGCGTCGAGGCGGCGACCGTCCACCTGGCGTTGCCGCAGAAGGACGTGTTCGCCGACGACGAGCAACGGCCGACCGCGTCGGTGCTGGTGAAGACCGCGGCGGGCAAGGACCTGACGGACAGCCAGGTGCAGGCGATCGTCAACCTGGTCTCGTCCAGCGTCGAGGGCATGGACGCCAAGGACGTCACTCTCGCCGGCGCCGACGGCGCGGTGCTGGCCAAGGGCGGCCAGACGACGACCGCGGCCGGCGGCGACGCCAGCACGAAGCAGACCGTGGCGTTCGAGAACAAGATGCAGGACTCGATCCGGTCGATGCTCGAGCAGGTCGTCGGCAAGGGCAAGGCGGCGGTCACGGTCACCGCCGACCTCGACTACGACAACACCGAGACCAAGACCCAGTCCTACAACTCGGACGCGAACACCGCACCGCTGGCCGAGTCGCAGAAGACCGAGACGTTCTCCGGTAACGGCACCGCGGTCGGTGGCGTCCTCGGCCCGGACAACATCCAGGTCCCGAGCGGCCAGAACGGCACGAACAGCTACGAGAACAGCACGACGACGCGGAACAACGCGGTGAACTCGGTGACCGAGACGCGGCAGTCGGCGCCGGGCACGATCCGCCGGATGGGCATCGCGGTCCTGCTGGACTCCAGCGTCGCCGCCTCCGCCAACACCGCGCAGATCCAGACGCTCGTGCAGTCGGCTGCGGCCCTGGACGCGACCCGCGGCGACAGCCTCGCGGTCACCGCGCTGCCGTTCGACACCACCGCGGCGACCGAGGCGGCGAAGGAGCTGGCCGCGTCCCAGGCCGCGGAGAGGCAGGCCCAGCTGATGTCGACGATCAAGAGCGGCGCGGCGATCGGACTGATCGCGTTGCTGATGCTGATCGCCGCGTTCGTCAGCAGGCGCAACCGCAAGCGGCAGCAGCGCTCCACGCTCACTCCGTCCGAGCGCCTCCAGCTGGAGGAGATGCAGGCCGCACTGGAGCGCGAGCGGACACGCGAGCTGGAGGGGGCCAACGCACCGCAGGCCCTGGAGGCCGGGCCCACCACCCGCCTCGGCCCGGACAAGGAGACCCGTCAGCGGGACATCGCCGCGATGGTCGAGACCCAACCCGAGGAGGTGGCGCAGCTGCTGCGGAGCTGGCTCGGTGATCGGCGCGAATCGGCACGTCGATGA
- the fliG gene encoding flagellar motor switch protein FliG gives MSTATGEMSGLRKTAILLVQMGKEASSKVLAQMRENEIEELTAEIARLGQIETEVADDVLFEFHDLATANKYAGQGGLDFARDLLEASVGAERAADIVGRLSKSIADVPFNFLQRAEPRQLLSFLQDEHPQTIALVLAHMTATQASGILSGLSPELQANVANRIAVMDRTSPDTIRSVEETLQRKLSSVLQPTEMSTVGGLQPLVEIINRADRGTEKMILEGLESLNPELAEEVRSKMFMFEDIIGLEDRSVQLVLRQVESADLATALKGVSDTVRNKIMRNLSGRAAENLADEIEMLGPVRLRQVEEAQAKVVQNIRALEASGQITIRRGEDDEFVA, from the coding sequence ATGAGTACCGCAACCGGCGAGATGTCAGGGCTGCGCAAGACCGCGATCCTGCTCGTCCAGATGGGCAAGGAAGCGTCCTCGAAGGTTCTCGCGCAGATGCGCGAGAACGAGATCGAGGAACTGACGGCCGAGATCGCCCGGCTGGGTCAGATCGAGACCGAGGTCGCGGACGACGTCCTGTTCGAGTTCCACGACCTCGCCACCGCGAACAAGTACGCCGGCCAGGGCGGCCTCGACTTCGCCAGGGACCTGCTGGAAGCCTCGGTCGGTGCGGAGCGGGCGGCGGACATCGTCGGCAGGCTCTCGAAGAGCATCGCCGACGTCCCGTTCAACTTCCTGCAGCGCGCCGAGCCCCGGCAACTGCTCTCGTTCCTCCAGGACGAGCACCCGCAGACGATCGCGCTGGTGCTGGCCCACATGACCGCGACGCAGGCGTCCGGGATCCTGTCCGGCCTGTCCCCCGAGTTGCAAGCCAACGTCGCCAACCGGATCGCGGTGATGGACCGCACCTCACCGGACACGATCCGGTCGGTCGAGGAGACGCTCCAGCGCAAGCTCTCCTCGGTACTGCAGCCCACCGAGATGTCGACGGTCGGCGGCCTCCAACCGCTGGTCGAGATCATCAACCGCGCCGACAGAGGCACCGAGAAGATGATCCTGGAGGGCCTGGAGTCACTCAATCCGGAGCTCGCCGAAGAGGTCCGCAGCAAGATGTTCATGTTCGAGGACATCATCGGCCTCGAGGACCGGTCGGTGCAGCTGGTGCTCCGGCAGGTGGAGTCCGCCGACCTGGCGACCGCGCTCAAGGGCGTCAGCGACACCGTGCGCAACAAGATCATGCGCAACCTGTCCGGCCGGGCGGCCGAGAACCTCGCGGACGAGATCGAGATGCTCGGCCCGGTCCGCCTGCGGCAGGTCGAGGAGGCCCAGGCGAAGGTCGTCCAGAACATCCGGGCGCTGGAAGCCTCCGGCCAGATCACGATCCGACGCGGAGAAGACGATGAGTTCGTCGCCTGA
- the fliS gene encoding flagellar export chaperone FliS has protein sequence MTNPAAAMRARYLAESITTASPARLLVMLYDRLVLDITQGEEAIRDGNRAVAAERLMHAQEIVSELLATLDLTAWDGAENVAALYRWMLQELVQANIKQDAGKAASTKELASELRDAWREAAMAIGSA, from the coding sequence ATGACTAACCCCGCCGCCGCGATGCGGGCCCGCTATCTGGCCGAGAGCATCACCACCGCGTCACCCGCCCGGCTGCTCGTCATGCTGTACGACCGGCTCGTGCTCGACATCACCCAGGGCGAGGAGGCGATCCGGGACGGCAACCGGGCCGTCGCGGCCGAGCGGCTGATGCACGCCCAGGAGATCGTCAGCGAACTGCTCGCCACGCTCGACCTGACCGCCTGGGACGGTGCCGAGAACGTCGCCGCGCTCTACCGGTGGATGCTGCAGGAACTAGTGCAGGCCAACATCAAGCAGGACGCCGGCAAGGCGGCGTCGACCAAGGAACTGGCGAGCGAACTGCGAGACGCCTGGCGCGAGGCCGCGATGGCCATCGGGTCGGCCTGA
- the fliE gene encoding flagellar hook-basal body complex protein FliE: MSIPPIGAVGSLNAIGLSGNTIGAADPIAPVLIPGIGVTGTAGTGGSATALDAAANNGDGTTESARGFAAQLADSLQSLQAMQTRKDELAVRAASGNLNDVHDYTIAATEASLATQLSVTVRDKAVAAFQEIMRMQ; encoded by the coding sequence ATGAGCATTCCTCCCATCGGCGCCGTCGGCTCGCTCAACGCGATCGGGCTGTCCGGCAACACGATCGGCGCCGCCGACCCGATCGCTCCGGTTCTGATCCCCGGCATCGGTGTGACGGGCACCGCCGGCACCGGCGGCAGTGCCACCGCGCTCGACGCGGCCGCGAACAACGGCGACGGCACCACCGAGAGCGCACGCGGCTTCGCCGCCCAGCTCGCCGACAGCCTGCAGAGCCTGCAGGCGATGCAGACCCGGAAGGACGAGCTGGCGGTCCGGGCCGCCAGCGGCAACTTGAACGACGTCCACGACTACACGATCGCCGCGACGGAAGCCTCGCTGGCCACCCAGCTGAGCGTCACGGTGCGGGACAAGGCCGTGGCCGCATTCCAAGAAATCATGCGGATGCAGTGA